In Bacteroidota bacterium, one DNA window encodes the following:
- the ffh gene encoding signal recognition particle protein codes for MFEELSSKFEGLYKKIRGQARLSEGNVQDAVRDVRRALLDADVNYKVAKKFIDDVQSRALGAEVLKSVSPEQQFIKILYDELIAIMGGSAVDIRYSAELPTIVMVCGLQGSGKTTFTAKFANYLKGKNKRAMLVAADIYRPAAIEQLQLLGTSIDVPVFTIPGEKNAVRIAEDGLREARSKGFDVVIVDTAGRLTVDEQMMKEVADIKSAIKPHEILFVCDSMTGQDAVTTAKAFHDRLAFDGVVLTKLDGDARGGAALSIRSVVQEPIKFISTGEKLDALEHFHPERMASRILGMGDIVTLVEKAQAQISEEDAAKVEEKLRKNEFTLDDFREQLGQIKKMGSIKDLLAYIPGVNTSALKDADIDDKSFNRIEAIITSMTKDERRYPQVLNASRRERIAKGSGTTVQEVNRLVKQFTEMQKMMKRFSNGKVSKQMKDMMANMPVPPAN; via the coding sequence ATGTTTGAAGAGCTTAGTTCGAAGTTTGAGGGCTTATATAAGAAAATCCGAGGTCAGGCCCGCCTCTCCGAAGGAAACGTCCAGGATGCAGTGCGGGATGTCCGCCGTGCGTTGCTCGATGCCGACGTTAACTATAAAGTTGCGAAGAAGTTTATCGACGATGTCCAGTCTCGTGCCCTTGGCGCCGAAGTACTGAAGTCGGTTAGTCCCGAACAGCAGTTCATCAAGATCCTCTATGATGAGCTAATCGCCATCATGGGCGGTTCAGCGGTCGATATCAGATATTCGGCGGAGCTTCCGACCATTGTGATGGTCTGTGGTCTGCAAGGTTCGGGTAAGACGACCTTCACTGCAAAGTTTGCGAATTACCTGAAGGGGAAGAACAAACGTGCGATGCTCGTTGCGGCAGATATCTATCGTCCGGCCGCTATCGAACAGTTGCAGTTACTCGGTACGTCGATCGATGTACCCGTCTTTACGATCCCTGGAGAGAAAAACGCCGTCCGTATCGCTGAGGACGGATTACGCGAAGCACGTTCGAAAGGCTTCGACGTCGTTATCGTCGATACTGCAGGCCGCCTGACGGTCGACGAGCAGATGATGAAAGAGGTCGCGGACATTAAGTCTGCGATCAAACCGCACGAAATCCTCTTCGTCTGCGACTCCATGACGGGCCAGGATGCAGTAACGACGGCCAAAGCATTCCATGATCGTCTGGCATTCGACGGTGTTGTCCTCACGAAGCTCGACGGCGACGCCCGAGGCGGCGCAGCGCTTTCGATCCGTTCGGTCGTACAGGAACCGATCAAATTTATTTCAACCGGTGAAAAACTCGACGCACTCGAGCACTTCCACCCCGAACGTATGGCCTCGCGTATACTCGGCATGGGTGATATCGTCACCCTCGTCGAAAAAGCACAGGCACAAATCTCCGAAGAAGATGCAGCGAAGGTCGAAGAAAAACTTCGCAAGAACGAGTTTACGCTCGACGATTTCCGAGAGCAACTTGGCCAGATCAAAAAGATGGGGTCAATTAAAGACCTCCTTGCCTATATTCCAGGAGTGAATACATCGGCACTTAAGGATGCCGACATCGACGATAAGTCGTTCAATCGTATCGAGGCGATTATTACATCGATGACTAAAGACGAGCGCCGTTACCCGCAGGTGCTCAATGCCTCCCGTCGTGAGCGCATCGCAAAAGGCTCTGGCACAACCGTTCAGGAAGTGAACCGTCTGGTGAAGCAGTTCACCGAAATGCAGAAGATGATGAAGCGCTTCTCGAACGGCAAAGTATCGAAACAGATGAAAGATATGATGGCGAACATGCCCGTGCCGCCCGCAAATTAG
- a CDS encoding sodium:solute symporter family protein, with product MNTLPQLAPIDLAIIIFYVVANATVGFVSFRRFKRKKVSEEEEFLLAGRTLTLPAFVATLVSTWYGGILAVGEYVYDNGIVTWIVFGIPYYVAAIIFAIILAKRVNSDRVHLSIPDRMRALYGERAGYLGAAATVFMTSPAAYIMMLATLYQWFFGFNYWLGVTIAIVTSISYLFNGGFRASIRTDILQFIVMFAGFVVIIPYAVGTYGGLSYLDAHLPATHKAPFGSFSIWYVLVWYIAALSTLTDPNVHQRVFAARSVKVARNGMLISVVFWLFFDAMTNIAGLYARSAFPHLAASKFAYPALAEAVLPMGLKGAFYAGMLATVLSTVDSFFFMSATIVGRDILWRIWGRGNEDRVKYYTRVGLVVTALISVVVISVSERIYMIWYSFASVLVPMLLFPLTLSYFPKLRPSVKAAEWSIILGGLMALAAYGIGIVRGDSINPIYVGGIEPMYVGLFFSAVPVAGKIFRRMKVA from the coding sequence ATGAACACCCTCCCGCAGTTAGCACCGATTGACCTTGCAATCATCATCTTTTATGTAGTTGCAAATGCCACAGTCGGGTTTGTTTCGTTTCGACGATTCAAACGAAAGAAGGTATCCGAAGAGGAAGAATTTCTGCTGGCCGGACGTACACTGACGCTTCCTGCTTTTGTAGCAACGCTCGTCTCTACATGGTATGGTGGTATTCTGGCTGTTGGGGAATATGTATACGACAATGGGATCGTCACATGGATCGTATTTGGCATTCCATACTACGTAGCTGCAATCATATTTGCCATCATACTTGCAAAACGAGTTAACTCTGACCGCGTTCATCTTTCAATACCGGATCGAATGCGTGCGCTCTATGGTGAGCGAGCGGGCTATCTTGGCGCTGCAGCCACGGTATTCATGACTAGTCCTGCAGCATATATCATGATGCTTGCAACACTCTACCAGTGGTTCTTCGGATTTAATTACTGGTTGGGGGTTACGATCGCGATTGTGACTTCCATCTCATACTTATTCAACGGTGGTTTTCGAGCATCGATCCGGACGGATATCCTCCAGTTTATTGTGATGTTTGCCGGGTTTGTTGTCATCATTCCGTATGCCGTTGGTACGTATGGTGGTTTATCATACTTAGACGCTCATCTTCCGGCTACTCATAAAGCACCCTTCGGTTCGTTCAGCATTTGGTACGTACTCGTTTGGTACATTGCCGCGCTGTCCACGTTGACCGATCCGAACGTCCATCAACGTGTATTCGCTGCACGCAGTGTGAAGGTCGCGAGAAATGGAATGCTTATTTCCGTTGTGTTCTGGCTTTTCTTCGATGCGATGACGAATATCGCCGGACTCTACGCGCGCTCTGCATTTCCGCACCTTGCTGCCAGCAAATTTGCATATCCTGCTCTAGCCGAAGCGGTATTACCGATGGGACTAAAGGGGGCATTCTATGCCGGAATGCTTGCTACGGTACTTTCTACCGTGGACTCGTTCTTCTTCATGAGCGCGACGATTGTCGGTCGCGATATCCTCTGGCGTATCTGGGGGCGTGGAAACGAAGATCGTGTGAAATACTACACTCGTGTCGGACTTGTGGTTACGGCGCTTATCTCCGTAGTTGTCATTTCGGTCTCGGAGCGTATTTACATGATCTGGTATTCCTTCGCATCGGTCCTCGTGCCCATGCTTCTGTTTCCGCTGACACTGAGCTACTTCCCAAAGCTTCGCCCTTCGGTGAAAGCGGCTGAATGGTCCATTATCCTCGGTGGGTTAATGGCGTTGGCGGCCTATGGTATTGGCATTGTGCGAGGTGATTCAATCAATCCAATATACGTAGGTGGTATCGAGCCGATGTATGTCGGGTTGTTCTTCAGTGCAGTGCCGGTGGCGGGAAAGATATTTCGTCGTATGAAGGTGGCTTGA
- a CDS encoding NADH-quinone oxidoreductase subunit J, whose amino-acid sequence MNWGEIVFWVLSAGAIVSALLMVTRKSAVSSALSLVMTFCFLAGLYLTLQAQFLAIVQVAVYAGAIMVLVLFVIMLLNLKEERLTLGTDRKALIGTLGVIAIFAQIAAIIFANSNGLPPAISAKAAELGTVESVGMSLYSSFAFPFEMASVILIVSAVGAIVLAKKKLR is encoded by the coding sequence TTGAACTGGGGAGAGATCGTATTCTGGGTGTTGTCGGCGGGGGCGATCGTATCGGCCCTGTTGATGGTCACGCGCAAAAGCGCCGTTTCGAGCGCGCTCTCACTTGTGATGACGTTCTGCTTCCTAGCTGGTCTCTACCTGACACTGCAGGCACAATTCCTCGCCATCGTGCAAGTCGCGGTGTACGCCGGTGCTATCATGGTGTTAGTGCTGTTCGTGATCATGCTGCTCAATCTCAAGGAAGAGCGCTTGACCCTTGGCACAGATCGCAAGGCGCTCATTGGAACCCTTGGGGTCATCGCCATTTTCGCACAGATCGCCGCGATCATTTTCGCCAATAGCAACGGTCTGCCCCCAGCGATAAGCGCAAAGGCGGCGGAGCTCGGGACCGTCGAATCGGTCGGCATGTCGCTTTACTCAAGTTTCGCATTCCCGTTCGAGATGGCCTCGGTGATCCTGATCGTCTCGGCCGTCGGTGCGATCGTCTTAGCCAAGAAGAAGCTTCGTTAA
- the nuoK gene encoding NADH-quinone oxidoreductase subunit NuoK: MTSLTNYLLVSAALFAIGAAGVFFRRNAIIIFMCVELMLNAVNLTLIAFSQFLGDHSGQVLVFFVMTVAAAEAAVGLAIVIAIYRNKASTEVDTLNLLKG; this comes from the coding sequence ATGACGTCACTTACGAACTACCTGCTCGTTTCCGCGGCCTTGTTCGCGATCGGCGCAGCCGGCGTCTTCTTCCGTCGCAATGCGATCATCATTTTCATGTGTGTCGAACTCATGCTCAACGCGGTGAACCTTACGCTCATCGCATTTTCGCAATTCCTTGGCGACCATTCCGGTCAGGTCCTCGTCTTCTTTGTGATGACAGTGGCCGCCGCGGAGGCTGCCGTTGGTCTGGCGATCGTCATTGCGATCTATCGCAATAAGGCTTCGACGGAAGTTGACACGCTCAATCTGCTCAAGGGATAA
- the asnS gene encoding asparagine--tRNA ligase translates to MRQEIYIEDLKQHIGKDVTLRGWLYNKRSSGKIQFLELRDGTGICQCVVMKNAVDDATFGAYDKLTQESSLAVTGTVQESAKAPGGVELFTKSIEIFQIANEYPISPKEHGIEFLMGNRHLWLRSKRQHAIQKIRHEVVHAIRDFFDERGFNLLDAPILTPNAAEGTSTLFELEYFDEGNAYLTQSGQLYGEAGAMALGKVYVFGPTFRAEKSKTRRHLTEFWMVEPEVAFMDLQGDMELAEEFVSYIVQRVLANRKEELAALERDLSKLENIKAPFPKLHYDEAAKILADYWGSMSPEEKAERFASGHKEFVYGDDFGAPDESVISSRFDRPVIVHHYPAAVKAFYMKRDPNEPDKALAMDMLAPEGYGEIIGGSQREDDYETLVERIKSHDLPLEAFAWYLDLRKYGSVPHAGFGLGVERTVAWICGIEHVRETIPFPRTISRIWP, encoded by the coding sequence TTGCGCCAGGAAATTTACATAGAGGATCTGAAGCAGCACATCGGCAAGGACGTAACCCTTCGCGGATGGCTCTATAATAAGCGGTCGAGCGGGAAGATCCAGTTCTTAGAACTTCGTGACGGTACGGGCATCTGCCAGTGCGTTGTTATGAAGAACGCTGTCGATGACGCGACATTCGGGGCGTACGACAAGCTAACACAAGAATCGTCCCTCGCTGTGACCGGCACGGTACAAGAATCTGCCAAGGCTCCGGGCGGCGTTGAGCTCTTTACCAAGAGCATCGAGATCTTCCAGATCGCGAATGAATATCCGATCAGCCCGAAAGAGCACGGTATCGAGTTCTTGATGGGGAACAGGCACCTGTGGCTTCGTTCGAAGCGCCAGCATGCCATCCAGAAGATCCGCCACGAAGTGGTGCACGCGATCCGCGACTTCTTCGATGAGCGCGGTTTCAACCTGCTCGATGCACCGATCCTCACCCCGAATGCCGCCGAAGGGACAAGTACGCTATTCGAGCTTGAGTACTTCGATGAGGGTAACGCCTATTTGACACAGTCGGGCCAGCTTTATGGCGAGGCCGGCGCGATGGCGCTCGGAAAGGTGTACGTCTTCGGTCCGACGTTCCGTGCAGAAAAGTCAAAGACCCGTCGACATCTCACCGAGTTTTGGATGGTCGAGCCTGAGGTAGCGTTTATGGACCTGCAGGGTGATATGGAGCTTGCCGAGGAATTCGTTTCCTACATTGTCCAGCGCGTACTTGCCAATCGCAAGGAAGAACTCGCGGCGCTCGAGCGCGATCTCAGCAAGCTCGAGAACATCAAAGCACCATTCCCAAAGCTTCACTATGATGAAGCAGCGAAGATCCTTGCCGACTACTGGGGATCGATGTCGCCGGAAGAGAAGGCCGAGCGATTCGCCTCGGGACACAAAGAGTTTGTATACGGCGATGACTTCGGCGCACCCGATGAGTCGGTGATCTCGTCACGCTTCGACCGTCCCGTCATCGTCCATCACTACCCGGCAGCAGTAAAGGCGTTCTATATGAAGCGCGATCCGAACGAACCGGACAAGGCGCTCGCGATGGACATGCTCGCGCCGGAAGGGTACGGCGAGATCATCGGCGGTTCGCAGCGTGAGGACGATTATGAGACACTCGTCGAGCGTATCAAGTCGCATGATCTGCCGCTTGAGGCGTTCGCCTGGTATCTCGATCTTCGTAAGTACGGCAGTGTGCCTCACGCCGGCTTCGGCCTCGGCGTCGAGCGGACGGTTGCATGGATCTGCGGCATCGAGCACGTCAGAGAGACGATCCCGTTCCCTCGGACGATCTCGCGTATTTGGCCATAA